Part of the Verrucomicrobiia bacterium genome, TCGACTGGAATCTCTACGGCCGCCTCGAGCGCCTCTTCCTCAAATTGTACGAGGAGGAACGCGAGCTCCCCGTCCTGATCCTCCTCGACGCCAGCGAAAGCATGGGCTTCGGCCAGCCGCCCAAGTTTGACTTCGCCCGTCAAATCGCCGCCGCCACCGGCTACGTCGCCCTTTGCGGCTTTGACCGCGTCAGCGTGCTGATCTTTCCCCGGCACGAGGAGGAAACCGTCGCCCGCCGCGGCCTGCACCTCGTGCGCGGCCGCAAAATGGCCTTGCCATTCTTCCAACTCCTCTCCCAGCTCCAACCCGGCGGGGCGGGGGACTTCAACGCCGCCCTGCGCCGGGCCGCCCTCGAAACCCGCCAGACCGGCGCCGCCGTCGTGCTCAGCGATTTCCTCGACCCGGCGGGTTATGAGGACGGCTTGAAGGCGCTGGTGGCCCGCGGCTTCCAGGTGCATGCCGTCCAAATCCTCTCCCCGGAAGAGCTCGCCCCGGCCACCTATGGCGACCTCCGCCTCGTGGACGCCGAAACCGGCGGCATCCAGGAGGTCACCTTCGGCAAATTCCGCCTCCGCGCCTACCAGCAGACCGTGGCCGCCTACGTCCAGCGGCTCCGGGAGTTCTGCGCCGCCCGCGGCGTCACCTTTTTCAGTGTCAGCTCGGCCACGCCCCTGGAGGAGCTGCTCCTCCGGCAGTTGCGGGCCGCGGAGGTCTGGGCATGAACTGGCTCTCCCCCGAAGCCCTGGTGTTTGCGGCGGCCCTGCCCGTCGTCGTGCTCTTTTACCTTCTCAAGCGCAAGCGCGTCGTGCGCCTCGTCTCCAGCACCGTCCTCTGGCAGCGCTTTCTGGCCGAGTCCCAGGCCAGCCGCCCCTTCCAAAAATTGCGCCACAACTGGCTCCTCTGGCTCCAGCTCCTGCTCCTGACCCTCGTCATCCTTGCCCTGACCCGCCCCTACTTCGGCGGCGATCAGCGCCTGGCCCGCCTCCGCGTCGTCATCCTCGACGGCTCCGCCTCCATGCAATCCACCGACGTGGCCCCCAATCGCTTCGCCGCCGCCCGCGCCCAGTTCTTGGATTGGTTGAACAGCCTCCGCGATGAGGATCAGGTCGTGCTGCTCTGGGCCGGCGCCCAGACCGTGGTTAAACAATCCGCCACCTCCCACAAACCCTCCTTGCGCCGGGCCGTGCAGGAATGTGTCCCGGCCGATGTCCCCACCCGCCTGCAGGAGGCCCTCCGCCTCGCCGAAACGCTCATCCGCAATCAAAACGACGCCGAAATCCATCTCTTCAGCGACGGCGCCGCCGCCGGCCTCGAAGAGTTTGCCCATGCCAATTTGCC contains:
- a CDS encoding DUF58 domain-containing protein, with product MTHALLSPDLLRRLEQFQLLARRRAKSSAKGERRSRARGHSVEFADYRPYVAGDDLRYLDWNLYGRLERLFLKLYEEERELPVLILLDASESMGFGQPPKFDFARQIAAATGYVALCGFDRVSVLIFPRHEEETVARRGLHLVRGRKMALPFFQLLSQLQPGGAGDFNAALRRAALETRQTGAAVVLSDFLDPAGYEDGLKALVARGFQVHAVQILSPEELAPATYGDLRLVDAETGGIQEVTFGKFRLRAYQQTVAAYVQRLREFCAARGVTFFSVSSATPLEELLLRQLRAAEVWA